In the Streptomyces sp. NBC_00193 genome, AGTCACCGGCTCCATCGCCACCGACCACCTCATGACCTTCCCCGGCCGCTTCGCCGACCAGTTGGTCGCGGACCAGCTGCACACGGTCTCCCTCTCCTTCCTCGTCGACAACCTCGACGTGCGGCGCGGCGGCGTCGGCCCGAACATCTGCTTCGGCATGGGGCAGCTCGGTGCCCGGCCGATCCTCGTCGGAGCCGCAGGCTCCGACTTCGACGAGTACCGCGCCTGGCTCGACCGCAACGGCGTCGACACCCAGTCCGTGCGGATCTCCGAGGTCCTGCACACCGCGCGCTTCGTCTGCACGACGGACTCGGACCACAACCAGATCGGGTCCTTCTACACGGGCGCGATGAGCGAGGCCCGCCTGATCGAGCTGAAGGCGGTCGCGGACCGGGTCGGCGGCCTGGACCTCGTCCTGATCGGCGCGGACGACCCCGAGGCGATGCTGCGCCACACGGAGGAGTGCCGCACGCGGGAGATCCCGTTCGCGGCGGACTTCTCGCAGCAGATCGCCCGGATGGACGGCGACAACATCCGCACCCTGATGGAGGGTGCGACGTACCTCTTCTCGAACGAGTACGAGAAGGGCCTCATCGAGGCGAAGTCCGGCTGGACCGACGCGGAGATCCTGGCGAAGGTCGGCACCCGGGTCACCACGCTCGGCTCGAACGGCGTCCGCATCGAGCGGCTCGGCCACGACCCGATCGTGGTCGGCTGCCCGGAGGAGACCGCGAAGGTCGACCCGACGGGCGTCGGCGACGCGTTCCGTGCGGGCTTCCTGACGGGTCTGGGCTGGGGCGTCGGCCTGGAGCGGGCCGCGCAGGTCGGCTGCATGCTGGCCACCCTCGTCATCGAGACCCTCGGCACCCAGGAGTACACCCTGGCCCGCGCCCACTTCATGGAGCGCTTCACGAAGGCCTACGGCGACGAGGCGGCGGCGGAAGTCCAGTCCCACCTCCCGGCGTAGCCCCTCGCGGCCCGGTGGACGGGTGCGGGTGGGTGGGCCCTGCGGGGCGAAGTCCCCTACCCACCCTTCGCCCGTTCCCCGGGCTCTGCCCGGACCCGGTCCTCAAACGCCGGACGGGCTGAGATTGCCGCTGCGCGGCATCATCCAGCCCCGGCGGGCGAAATCCAGCCTCGCCGGCGTTTGAGGCGCGGGGTCCGGGGCGGAGCCCCAGGGGGTCCGGGCGCAGCCCGGGGAACGGTGGAAGGGCGGGTAGGGGACAGCCCCCGCAGGGCAGCCCCCGACGCGACCCGGGGTCAGACCGCCCGGCGGACCGTGTACGCAGTACCGAGGGGACGCGGGGCTTCGCCCACGTAGGTCTGGCCCCGCATCGCGCACCACGCCGGAATGTCCAGCCGCGCGACCTCGTCGTCCGACAGGACGGTCACCGTGCCACCCACCGGAACGCGCCCGATGGCGCGGGCCAGCTCGATCACCGGCTGCGGACACCGCAGACCGAGGGTGTCCAGCTCCAGGGACTCCGCCTCCGGATCGACGGCCATCACCGCCTCCACCACGCCGAGTTGCTCGCGCACCCCCGCCACCAGCCCCGGCAGCACCTCCAGGAAGCCGTTGACCTCCGCGGCCGTCGTACCGGCGGGCAGGGACACCCGTACGTTTCCCTCCGACAGCACCCCCATGGCCCGCAGGACATGGGACGGCGTCAGCGTCGAGCTGGTGCACGAGGAGCCGGAGGAGACGGAGTAGCCGGCCCGGTCCAGCCCGTGCAGCAGGGTCTCCCCGTCCACGTACAGGCAGGAGAAGGTGACCAGGTGCGGGAGCCGGAGGTCGGGATGGCCCACCACCTCCACGTCCGGCACCAGGCGGGCCACCCGCCGCCGCAGCCGGTCCACCAGGATCCGCAGGCGGGCCGACTCCGCCTCCGCCTCGGCGCGTACGGCCCGCAGGGAGGCCGCCGCGGCGACCACCGCGGGGAGGTTGACGAAGCCGGGGGAGCGCCCCGACTCCCTTTCGTCGGCGGGGCCTTGGGGGGCGAAGCGCACTCCCTTGCGGACCGCCAGCAGGCCGACCCCGGCCGGGCCGCCCCATTTGTGGGCGCTCGCGCACAGCACGGACCAGTTCCCGGAGACGGGCCCCCAGCCCAGCGACTGCGCGGCGTCCACCAGCAACGGCACCCCGGCGGCGGCGCACACGTCGGCGACCTCCGCCACGGGCTGGACGGTGCCCACCTCGTGGTTGGCCGACTGGAGACAGGCCAGCGCGGTGGAGGACCCCAGGAGTTCCCCGTAGGAGGAGGGGGAGACGCGGCCGAACCGGTCCACCGGGACCTCCTCCACCCGCCCGCCGCCCGCCGCGTGGACCTCCGCCGCGTGCAGGACGGAACTGTGTTCCACCGCCGATACGACCAGATGCCCGCCGACGCGCCGACGGCCCGCCAGGACCCCGGCCATGCCCGAGTGAACCGCGTGCGTCCCCGAAGGAGTGAACACGAGCTCGTCGGGGCGGCAGCCCACCGACTCGGCCGCCGCCTCCCGCGCCGCGTCGAGCAGCAACCGGGCCCGGCGCCCTTCGCGGTACAGCCGGGCCGGGTCGGCCCAGCCTTCGTCAAGGGAGGCCTGGAGCGCCTGCCGGGCCACGGGGTGCAGCGGGGCGGCGGACGCGGTGTCGAAGTACGGCATCCGGTCACGCTAACCGGCCGCCACGCCGACGCCGCGACCGGCTTCGGGCCTGTCGTCGAACTGCCGTCAGATGCCGCCGGGACCCCGCCATTCGGGGCCCGTTGGGCCGTCCCCCGTACGGCGGATCCATCCCTTCGGGGTCAGTAACGGCGCGTTGGGCACCCTCCCCGCGCGACCCCAAATAGCGTCCAGTAGGGTTTGGTCCGCATAAACATCCAAACCCCTGCCTGCGTCAGGGCCGGCGACCGACCCGAATGCGGCCGCGGCCGGCCGCGCGGGCCGAGACTCTCGGGAAGGCGCTACGTGAGTCCCTACGGCTCCGACCGCTCGCCGCGGCGCCCGATGCGGCGGAAGCTGCTGCAGGCGCTGACTGCGGGCGTGGTCCTGGCGACCGCCACTGGTTGCTCGTATACATGGAAAGACTTCCCCCGCCTCGGATTGCCCACCCCGGTCACTGAAGAGGCGCCTCGCATCCTCTCCCTGTGGCAGGGGTCCTGGGCGGCCGCTCTGATCACCGGCATCCTCGTGTGGGGCCTGATCATGTGGAGCGTCATCTTCCACCGGCGTAGCCGGACCAAGGTCGAGGTTCCCCCGCAGACCCGGTACAACATGCCCATCGAGGCGCTGTACACCGTGGTCCCGCTCATCATCGTCTCGGTGCTCTTCTACTTCACCGCGCGCGACGAGTCGAAGCTGCTCTCCCTCTCCGCCAAGCCGGCTCACACGATCAACGTGATCGGCTACCAGTGGAGCTGGGGCTTCAACTACGTCGAGAACGTCGACGGCGATGCGGCGACTCCGAAGGCGGGCGAGGTTCCCAAGGAACTCGCCACGATCCCGGACCGCTACACCAAGGACTTCCCGGCGGGCGCCGAAGGCGTCTACACCAAGGGTGTCCCGGCCGACCGGAACGCGGAGACCGGCAACCCGGGCCCGACGCTCTGGCTGCCGAAGGGTGAGAAGGTCCGCTTCATCCTGTCGTCGAACGACGTCATCCACTCCTTCTGGGTGGTCCCCT is a window encoding:
- a CDS encoding carbohydrate kinase family protein — its product is MRIAVTGSIATDHLMTFPGRFADQLVADQLHTVSLSFLVDNLDVRRGGVGPNICFGMGQLGARPILVGAAGSDFDEYRAWLDRNGVDTQSVRISEVLHTARFVCTTDSDHNQIGSFYTGAMSEARLIELKAVADRVGGLDLVLIGADDPEAMLRHTEECRTREIPFAADFSQQIARMDGDNIRTLMEGATYLFSNEYEKGLIEAKSGWTDAEILAKVGTRVTTLGSNGVRIERLGHDPIVVGCPEETAKVDPTGVGDAFRAGFLTGLGWGVGLERAAQVGCMLATLVIETLGTQEYTLARAHFMERFTKAYGDEAAAEVQSHLPA
- a CDS encoding cysteine desulfurase/sulfurtransferase TusA family protein, yielding MPYFDTASAAPLHPVARQALQASLDEGWADPARLYREGRRARLLLDAAREAAAESVGCRPDELVFTPSGTHAVHSGMAGVLAGRRRVGGHLVVSAVEHSSVLHAAEVHAAGGGRVEEVPVDRFGRVSPSSYGELLGSSTALACLQSANHEVGTVQPVAEVADVCAAAGVPLLVDAAQSLGWGPVSGNWSVLCASAHKWGGPAGVGLLAVRKGVRFAPQGPADERESGRSPGFVNLPAVVAAAASLRAVRAEAEAESARLRILVDRLRRRVARLVPDVEVVGHPDLRLPHLVTFSCLYVDGETLLHGLDRAGYSVSSGSSCTSSTLTPSHVLRAMGVLSEGNVRVSLPAGTTAAEVNGFLEVLPGLVAGVREQLGVVEAVMAVDPEAESLELDTLGLRCPQPVIELARAIGRVPVGGTVTVLSDDEVARLDIPAWCAMRGQTYVGEAPRPLGTAYTVRRAV
- the coxB gene encoding cytochrome c oxidase subunit II; its protein translation is MSPYGSDRSPRRPMRRKLLQALTAGVVLATATGCSYTWKDFPRLGLPTPVTEEAPRILSLWQGSWAAALITGILVWGLIMWSVIFHRRSRTKVEVPPQTRYNMPIEALYTVVPLIIVSVLFYFTARDESKLLSLSAKPAHTINVIGYQWSWGFNYVENVDGDAATPKAGEVPKELATIPDRYTKDFPAGAEGVYTKGVPADRNAETGNPGPTLWLPKGEKVRFILSSNDVIHSFWVVPFLFKQDVIPGHTNVFEVTPTEEGVFMGKCAELCGVDHSRMLFNVKVVSPEAYKAHLKELAEKGQTGFLPAGIQQTDPARNAEVNKL